GCGTGGACCGGATGACTGCGTATCTTAACAAAGATTTGGGATGTCATGTGAATAACAAGCGTATACGTCGTCTTTATCGTGTGATGAACCTGCGGACAATTTATCCTAAAAAGAACCTGAGCAAGGCTAATGCGGCACACCATAAATATCCATATTTGCTGAAAGGCTTGAAAATAGATCGGCCGGGCCAGGTTTGGCAGGCTGATATCACTTATATTCCCATGTTCAGAGGCTTCATGTATATGTTTGCCATTATTGATGTGTACAGCCGAAAGATTGTCGGATGGAGCATTTCAAATACCATGACCGTAGAATGGTGCAGAGATGTACTGCTTGAAACCATTGAAGAACATGGTACACCTGGTATATTTAATACGGATCAAGGCTCACAGTTCACCAGTCCGATCTTCACTAAAGCACTTAAAGACAGTAATGTAAGTATATCTATGGATGGCAAGGGAAGAGCCTTGGATAATGTGTTCATTGAGCGATTCTGGAGATCTTTGAAACAGGAGTATATTTATCTTAACCCACCTAACGGTGGTATGGAATTATTCCAGGGTATAAAACGGTATGTGGAATTTTATAACAATGAACGAAGGCATCGGTCAATGGACGATCTTACGCCAAATGAGGTATTCTATCAAAATAATAAAAAAGTGTCCTAAATAATCTTAAGTTTGACCTATAGCTGTCCAGCAAACCGGGAGTACTTCAGTATGTATTTATTGTTAATTTTATGGAGGACTCAAAATCAGCAACCTACTGGAACAAAAAATAACGCTACAATGAAAAAATTAATGCTCAACAAAGGCAAAGCGATCGCTTGCCTAATTCTTATTTGTATATTTTTGACAAACGGGTGTAAACAAGACTTGCTACTGCCAAAGCCTAATACATTGAAAACAAAAATCTCTATTGAAGAAGCAAAACAACACTTCGAACAGAATTTTTTAAATGTAAAACCTAATACAAAGCTAGCTTCTGTTAGCTCTATTAAACTTGGCAGTAACATACATGTTGAGAATACTGATGAAAAATTACCAATGTGGGACGCTTCTAAATTAAGTGATTTAAGCATCGGGACTAATGCCGTACTAACTCCTTTGCACAAGCCGGGCGTATATGTTCATATTTCTGAAAAACGTATGGTTAAGTATGGCTTCTTGAATTATTTGATGATGTATAAAGACGCAGAAAACCATGTAATTACAGAATGGGTTGAGCTAAAGCCATCCGAGAAATGGATTGATGCAAAAATTTCAAGAAAATACGATGGAAAAATCTTGGTTAAAGATTGGAAGGGAAAAATAAAAAAAATATATTCTTTTGATGATGGAGCATTAGTATCAAGAAACAAACTTAAAATAAGCAAGCTCGCCAGTATTAATGGTTCAAGAATGGATACAGGTACAGAAGGAGTTGCGAATTGTTTTATTACAACTACAACCACGATTAAAGTCGCTCCAAAAACCTGTCCTTGTCTGGGACATACTTATGAGCAAAGAGCGGATTGTCGGTGTAGCATAAAACCAGAAAAGGGATATGACCGAACGATTGAGGTTAATGTTGAGTATGATTGCGATCTTCCTGACGAGCCTGAAAACCCAACTGGTGGTACAGGAAATACTGGAGGAACTGGAAACACTGGAGGAACAGGCAATTCGGGCGGAGGTTCCCCTAACCCAACTGATTATACCCCATCAAACTGCAATCCTGATCCAAATTATACTATTCCAACAACTCCACCACCACCAGGAACGGAATATATGCTTCCTTGTTCAGCAATGGAAACCCCCACTGAACCGACGCCTACAGACCCTACCGACCCTACAATTGATATTCCAGAGCCCAGAACATCAGCGGAATCATTAATTGATTGGTACAATTCAGACTTGGATATTCAAATGCATTTATCGAATGCTGAAATGATATTTTTAAATGGCAACCCCATTATTGCAAATGAATTGATTGGTCACTTAAATTCAGAAGCAATAGAGGTTAAAGAGTTTGGGAAATGGGCAATTGGGTATTTGATAGAAAATCCAGAAGTTCAAATAACTGAATTAATTAATAATAATAACACTCCTAATTCCAGCATTATTTTGCCATATTTAGATGTATCGGAATTAACTAATTACCCAAAATTCAAGGCTCTTGTAAGTGATTTGCCAAATTTCTTGACACGATATCCTAATATCCTCAAAGCTCTGAGCTTAACAACAGGCCTTACCGAAAAGAAAATTAAAGAACTAATGCAACCAGGAAAAGGACCTAAAGTTATAGTTGTTAATAATTTAAAAGATGCTGCTGGCAATGATGTTGTAGGGCAATTCGATGACAAAAATAAAATTTTAAAAATCGATAATGGATATATAAATGACTTAGACTTAGCGAATACCCCTACTAAATATCAAGCCATTGGTTTGATATTGACTATTACAACATTGCATGAATTTGTGCATTTTGGCAGAGATGCAAATAATTTGTCAAAAAGAATGGCTGGCGTAATTACTGGGAAAGGATCTTTCGAAGCAGGGTGGTATTTTGAAGATATTATTGTTCCACCAGGCGCCAGCAAATTAGAGCCGACTAATGCGTATGAATGGTTGAGGTATTATAGAGTGAAATCTAGAGAATAATAAAATGGTAAGAGTTATATATTTTTTTCTATTGGTTCTTTGTTTTGCAGCTTGCAAAAGTGAGATTAAACCAAAGTTAACAGGTCAAGATACGAGTGCAATAGTTACGGCAGTAATAGACGATAAGCGGTTGTATCATGATATGCTTAAAAAATCTGACACGATATTTATAGTTAAATCAAAAAATATAAATAAAAGTTGGCCTTTTAAAACAGAGAAATTTAAACTTGTTTATATTGAACGAACAAAAAAAAATGAAGATCTGATAGATCTTAGTCCACCATCATTTTATGATCAAAGAACCAGAATAGATTTTGGTAAATTTATTCTTAACAAGAATATTGTAGACATTTCATTTAGTCTTTATCAATTTCAAGAATTCTCTGTGTATGATTGTAAATTTAAGCATGAAAACGAGGGCTGGACAATTGTCAAGATGGACAAAAGGACTTATTGATATAATTTTTAATTATCCATCTTGTATTGCAAACAAACAATGCCGTACAACTTGGTTATCTATGATTTTGATTTTATAATCTATTTAGATGGAACGAAGAAAAGTCCCTACTTTTAAGTTGCAATTTCACTTCACAATTGCTACTTCATAAGACAACCTGAGTGGTTACTAATTTTTGTGTATTATTTATTGTTTCTTAAATATTGTTTATGTGTAATAATATATAGACGTTTGCCTTAAACCAGGTATACATGATAGACAATGAAGATGGTAATGGAAGAACAAGAGCT
This is a stretch of genomic DNA from Candidatus Pedobacter colombiensis. It encodes these proteins:
- a CDS encoding IS3 family transposase translates to MSIIERRSLISPEHQALSIASQCKLLNLQRSCYYFKPKGESLFNQSIMNLIDRKFLDCPFYGVDRMTAYLNKDLGCHVNNKRIRRLYRVMNLRTIYPKKNLSKANAAHHKYPYLLKGLKIDRPGQVWQADITYIPMFRGFMYMFAIIDVYSRKIVGWSISNTMTVEWCRDVLLETIEEHGTPGIFNTDQGSQFTSPIFTKALKDSNVSISMDGKGRALDNVFIERFWRSLKQEYIYLNPPNGGMELFQGIKRYVEFYNNERRHRSMDDLTPNEVFYQNNKKVS